The following coding sequences lie in one Pontibacter sp. G13 genomic window:
- a CDS encoding serine hydrolase domain-containing protein yields the protein MNKKRTQQVTRIVLLLGTAISLFFVPWLLVKAWILPLPDTLQGQLDQAIDHGFEGVVAYVDQAGKPPQYLAAGWHNRESQIPARPDALFKIASISKLYDAVAVTKLVHDGRLSLDKTVADYLPDLSGRIEYADEITLRMMIQHRSGIPNFTDAPNFWAAPTQSYEEALALILDQPAHFEPGTDYAYCNTNYLLINRIMDEELGYGNFQFIQEEILAPLNLTHTFSSLSEVDLELVMSGYHEGYPHDLKADEHGMMATAEDVGIFLRALNNGTLFEPGEREIYASIYEFDHGGWVPGYQSFANYHQDLDAVIIAFYNTTDPKLYNWNLSEIINRRLANILKKQQ from the coding sequence ATGAACAAAAAACGAACCCAGCAAGTAACCAGAATCGTCTTGTTGCTCGGGACCGCGATTTCCCTATTTTTTGTGCCTTGGCTTTTGGTCAAGGCGTGGATTCTTCCCCTCCCAGATACCCTGCAAGGCCAGTTGGATCAAGCCATCGATCATGGATTTGAGGGGGTAGTGGCCTATGTGGATCAGGCCGGAAAGCCGCCCCAGTATTTGGCTGCGGGTTGGCATAATCGCGAATCTCAAATCCCTGCCAGGCCGGATGCATTGTTCAAGATTGCCAGCATCAGCAAACTCTATGACGCCGTTGCTGTCACCAAATTGGTCCATGATGGACGACTTTCTCTGGACAAAACCGTTGCCGATTATTTGCCAGACCTCTCTGGGAGAATTGAATACGCAGATGAAATCACCCTTCGGATGATGATTCAGCACAGGAGCGGTATTCCGAACTTTACGGATGCCCCCAACTTCTGGGCAGCACCGACACAGTCCTATGAAGAAGCCCTAGCGTTGATTCTCGACCAGCCAGCCCACTTCGAACCCGGCACCGATTACGCGTACTGCAACACCAATTATTTGTTGATCAACCGGATCATGGATGAGGAATTGGGCTATGGCAATTTTCAATTCATTCAGGAAGAGATATTGGCACCTCTCAATCTCACCCACACCTTTAGCTCACTCAGCGAGGTAGATCTGGAGCTGGTCATGAGCGGCTACCATGAGGGGTATCCGCATGATCTAAAGGCCGACGAACATGGCATGATGGCCACTGCGGAGGATGTCGGAATCTTCTTGAGGGCTTTGAACAACGGCACCTTGTTTGAACCGGGGGAACGAGAGATCTACGCTTCCATCTATGAATTTGACCACGGCGGCTGGGTTCCCGGTTACCAGAGCTTTGCCAATTATCACCAAGATCTGGATGCCGTCATCATCGCATTCTACA
- a CDS encoding T9SS type A sorting domain-containing protein encodes MKKTILLFITFYSFSSFAQDWVGIPVPADPGTGNEWVLEDNFSDDFNYSAPAENKGTTFRAKWDDFYHNAWQGPGLTTWERNHSMVEGGELKLIATRYLSNRVNAGAVHSEGVIGYPVYVEIRAKIMNSVLANGGWMLSPDDTQEIDFMEAYGSSQCNNCPPNEQDQSWFAQRMHMSHHVFIRNPFSDWQPSEFGSNTGNPAPSPTWITRNDGSGNIYWKDDYHRYGVYWQDPTHLYYYIDGVLVTQRVGMERIDPVHYTNADLADAGNTSVDTRTGLNKDMHILFTVEDQDWRSNNAVTPTDAELSNTDDHTLNIDWIRVYKPQSTTAIDEEFARNLQIFPNPFNDQIQLRANVQLKRVEVYTVDGNKVWEEDGIQRSNHTISTDHLSAGLYFIKIEHVDGGWAFKKVIKE; translated from the coding sequence ATGAAAAAGACTATATTACTATTCATCACCTTCTACTCATTCTCTTCATTTGCGCAAGATTGGGTAGGAATTCCGGTACCAGCAGATCCCGGCACTGGAAATGAATGGGTGTTGGAAGACAACTTCTCAGACGACTTCAATTATTCTGCTCCTGCTGAAAATAAAGGCACCACCTTTCGAGCCAAATGGGACGATTTCTACCACAATGCTTGGCAAGGACCGGGGTTGACAACTTGGGAGAGAAACCATTCCATGGTTGAAGGGGGCGAACTAAAACTCATTGCCACTCGGTATTTGTCGAATCGGGTGAATGCAGGGGCAGTCCACTCTGAAGGGGTAATCGGCTATCCGGTCTATGTGGAAATCAGAGCGAAAATCATGAACTCTGTATTGGCAAATGGCGGTTGGATGCTGAGCCCTGATGATACCCAAGAGATCGATTTCATGGAAGCCTATGGTTCTTCCCAATGCAATAACTGCCCGCCAAATGAACAAGACCAAAGCTGGTTTGCGCAAAGAATGCACATGAGCCACCATGTGTTTATCAGAAATCCTTTTTCCGATTGGCAACCGAGTGAATTTGGAAGCAACACCGGCAATCCCGCACCCTCCCCAACTTGGATCACACGAAACGATGGTTCTGGAAATATCTATTGGAAGGATGACTACCATCGATATGGCGTGTACTGGCAAGATCCTACCCACTTGTACTATTACATAGATGGAGTTTTGGTGACTCAGCGCGTGGGCATGGAACGGATTGACCCTGTGCATTATACCAACGCAGATTTGGCGGATGCAGGCAATACGAGCGTGGATACCCGGACTGGATTGAACAAGGATATGCACATCCTCTTTACTGTTGAGGATCAAGATTGGCGATCCAATAATGCGGTAACTCCCACAGATGCGGAATTGTCCAATACCGATGATCACACCTTAAATATTGATTGGATCAGAGTGTACAAGCCTCAATCTACCACTGCCATTGATGAGGAATTCGCAAGGAACCTTCAAATATTCCCCAATCCATTCAATGATCAAATCCAGCTTAGAGCCAATGTCCAGCTCAAGCGCGTGGAAGTTTATACCGTGGATGGCAACAAAGTATGGGAGGAAGATGGCATCCAGAGATCCAATCACACGATCTCGACCGATCATCTTTCAGCGGGATTGTACTTTATCAAAATCGAACATGTAGATGGGGGTTGGGCCTTTAAAAAGGTCATCAAGGAATAA